CGCGTAGCTTTAGGGCACTGCCCATGTATCAGCATCAAACCAATTACTCTCTAAAACAGTTCATGTATGCCTTTCCGACCTAACACAGTTTACTGATGCCCATCCGGCctattttgtctcgcaacaatcATTACCCATGGTCTTGCTGTAAAGTATTTTAACAGTGCTGCCGAAAACAGTGCGCTTCTATAATAGATAGATTCAATGGGCTGCCATTGTTTTTTTGCAATTATTTTTGTTGAAGTTTACACATATATTTTGGCTTAGTGTTTCTTTAAATACTATATAGACTTGAGTAAGATCTTAACAGTTGCTTTGGTTGCCTCAGTGGATGTCGTGGTCGCTATTTTCCTGCCATATATTTATTCGCTTCCTATTTCCTGTGAGATGCTTCATTGTTCCATTTATGTATTCCTTGCATGCTTAGCTGGCATCCAAGTTTACGCTGTTTGTGTGCCTGTGCTACTTTTCTGCATTGCTTTTCAacacagtgttcttttttttggcGATTACCTCGACTAACACTGCTTGCACGCTGAGGTTGCGTTCAGTGGGCCAGGTAATAGAATGCATAGCGGCATTCAAATGtaagttatatgcagaaaaaaaaatacttctttTTAACCATAAAACCATACAAATGTGCAACATCGTAAAAACCGCCTACAATATTTCAACTACGACACCAGTATTAGATTAGTTGTATCCTGAGCACAAGAACTGCTGAATAAACAACTAAGCGCCCTTAACTATCAGCACAAACAGTATGATTTCAACAACTAGCTATTTCCTTAGATATTAAGCATACTTTGTCTGTAGCATGTCTTTAAAGGAGCCCTTAAAGTCATTCATCGTATAATAGCATTTTTATTGATGTTCACAACTCGTCTCAGAAGGTCGATACGCAATCTAGCACACTTCACTCAATTTGTCGTTTGCACAAGTTATAGTGCTCTGAAAACGACATTTCCCCGTTTTCTGGCGAAAAGGCAGTGCGTTTTCCCGTTTGTGTCAATAACAAAAAGAACTTTTCAAGCCACTTCCTTAAATATGCGATGTTTCACATCCAGGACCATAAGTTGCTAACTTTTGCTCATGTTCCGTTCACAGCAACCGCACTTTCCCAAGAAACGATGTACTCACCAATAGACGACCAAAGGAACTGATTTTCTTGCGACGGAACTCAATATTGTCTGTCACGTGCACATGACACCTGAAAATTTAAGAAGCCACGTCCTATAGCTCATGACCAATGCCCTTATTTTGCCAGACTCATCAAAAGCGGCCATTTTATTGCGCACCTATTAGCTTTTCGGAAATAAGTACCTACATGTTCTTACCCCGGTGGCATCTTCTATTAAGCGAACATTATGGCTGTTTTCTGAACAGAAAATGCCTTTGAGTCGCGACAAACTAATTATTTGTGTGTTCCATCATGCAGCACCTTCTTGTTGTCAACCTTCAATATTGCAATGGCAGGTCATAACTTCTCAATTCTGGTGGTCAGGGTACGCATCTAACGTTTTTTGGGACATTGAAATAACAGTAGGTCGTATGCGAGTGCTTTGTAGGTTTGTCACCGCATTCAAACTTGATATCACTCCTAAGAGATTTATTTATCTCAGCTGTACCAAATAAGGATGTTAAATAATTGTTTGTAGATGCGCCAGGCAATTGAACAGCgccatcgtgcaaaaaaaaaataatttatctcACAAGTCACTGTCCCTCGCCATGTCACCTAAAGAACGATTAAATTTCCCGACTACTTAGTTCAGGAAAGCCACATAGGTTAGGTCCCTCCACTTACCTACGCCGTAAGTTTCGTTTGTAACATCATGAAGTTGTTCGAAAGGCAACGAGTTCAAAGTGAAGCCAGTGCAAAGTCATTAGCAAGTGATGTCTTCGTTTGAGGTGCATTGTAAAATAGGCGGAAGCGCTTCCATCCGTGATCGCGTCAACACGAAACTTGTTCAAAATAAAAGTATTGTTCACATTATTTATTGACTGATTTATTAAAAATACTTTCAGGGTCCAAAGGCACTATAGAAAGGAGTGGGGAAAAATGGCAAGAAGTGCGGCTAACAAATcatataaaaaaatattacaagacATCTTGTAAAGCTATCTTGAACTCGTAGTCATCAGTGATGCTGGCGATTCTGGGAACAAGTCATCACAATTTTGAGCCACAAGATGGTAGACTTATCTTGAAGCGATGGTCGGTCCTTGAATATATATAATGAGGCGGATAAACAAAGTCAATGAACGTAAATGAAGTAAATAACTTCGTTTGACACTCGTTGCCTTTCATCACGGCTGATTTGCTCGACACAATCACCATCCACAAATTGCTGCGACAGCTGCGAGGGCCGATCGTCGCACTATTACGAACTATTCGTTTAAAATTGCTTGCCGAGCGGTCACGTGAATCGTgttcgaaaattaaaaaaaaattgtcgatgAGGAACATCACAGCGTTTTTTTTTAGAATAATTGACCTCTACGCTGCACGGGAATATATGCCACGACGATTAACTGACTATGGTTTTAACCTACTCCTCTGACTCTCGCAAACACGACAACATTCATTGCAGGTCGTGCTGCGACCTTTTTAGAGGCCACTGAAGTATACATGCGACTTTTGAGGTTACACAATGTCATTGTCATGATAACCATCACTCATCTTTATCCTCGTTCTGCTTCTCTAATACGCAAGCACTGCAGGTCAAGTCAAGCTGTAGCTCGGGCCAGTTTATCTGCCTTACTGTCCTATCTCACTGTCTGTGCTCCGTTCATATTTGGAGGTTAACATTGCGACAACAAAGATGACATAAAAACGGCGGCACAAACACAAGAACCATATCTCACGGGGACACGCCGTTATGTCGTTCAAAGTACGTCAGGTCATCTCACACGGTGAGAATCTCACTCGGCGAGAACCTCATGCGGGAAATTAAGATTGATTGAATTGCATTGCATTACCACGTTTCTTGAAGGTCACTTTGCTTGTTGTCGTTTATATATTCCATCAAAGCCTGGTCGGCGGACAAACTGCTCGTGGTAACGAGCACCATTACATCCGTAATTTCCAAGCTTCATTATTCTTCGCCATGCTCATGATGCTCTCCTGCTACGCGCAACTTTGGGCTTTCAAGCGTAACTTTCACTCTGCATTGCCACTCCCAGCTTTCCTAGATTGTTTGGACATCAGTACTCTTAACTTTCAGGAACGCGAAACAAGACGTCCCTTAGAAATTGTGACAAGCCAGCCAAGATCAGACGGGAGTGTTGCAGGAAAACTGCGCGAAACAAGTGAACCACCTTCACGCAACCGACTTCAAATGCCCAATAGCAGGGATACTTCCTGGTGGCATGCAATGGTCTCTTGTATGATGCACTGCAGTTGCTCTTAAACAAACCAGCGACTTTACAACACCTCCGTTTAGTTTGAAGATGCCATTTCGTTCTATTTCGGTGTGGACACCCAGATGGTGAAACGCAAACGTGACTTTTGAACTTTCACGTTCTTGCTACTTCTAAATAAATGCAGTGTTTGACGAGATGGAAAGCGCTATGGGAAAGTTGTGCTCCTCATACTCTGAGGCCTCTTAAAAATATATGCCCTTCATGTGCTATTTGAGGTTGTTATTTACGTTCAGAATAACAATTTCAAAAAATGTAGTGATGAATCCTCGGTTTTAATAAACCGTTCCAGTACTGCCCACTCTGATATGACATTCTTCAGCAATATATCTACGGTCTTTCTGCCAAACAATTGAGAAAGTTTCTTGAGGTAGAACTGTTCAGCCTTTTATTGCCGAATCTACAGCGTTCTCATCGTGTCTCGTCAAAATGATGAGGTCGTACACCAGTCCAGGTCTCCAATCAACACCTTTCAGAATGTGTTGCGTTGGCATGAAGCCCTGGTCAAGCCAGTTCGTATTTCATCTCGTTCGCGTTGTCGCTGCACTTGAGGTTTCAAAGGCCAAACTACAACACCACAGTATTACCCAAAGAATTAGCAGTCTTTAACAAAACAAAATAAGCGTTACTGCCTCCTTTTGCGGGAATCTAACCGCGATTCGCACTGACGGGGTTTCTCTTCCCAGTGcaacgcagcagcagctgcagcaactGCCGTAGCCGACCCCGACCCCGTAGACCACTCCTCAGCCAATTCTGCCTTGTACTTCGAGCACAACACCCATGTCGGTGGTACAACTGCCTGGTTCCACTACTTGGCCTCACGAGACTGGCTGAGCGCATTCGTGACTATGGAAGAATCAATCGCGTTCCAAAGAATGGAAGAGGAAAACAGATATGCCGTCTTGGCTCCCGCACTCGTTTCTTTGGGTCAGTACTCCTACGTGGAGGACTTCCTGGAACAGCCCTCTCCAGTGCAGCAATTCGACTGTCTGCTAGCAGCACTGTTTGTCCGGGCGTTCCTGCCCCGAAACGTCTTCTCAAGGACGCAAGAAGTGACGTGGACGCGAGCTCTGCAATACCTTCCCCATTTCCTGGCATCTAGACTGAGTGAAGAGGCGGTGGCTTACCTCTGTGCGTACCCTGTTTTTCTGGAAGAAATTGGCTCGCTACCGGTTGATGGAAACCGGAAGTGTACTACGGAAAGTCAGCCGCGCCCTAATCCAGAGCCACTCACCATTACGGAAGAAAGAGCATCGAGAACCAGTGTTAACACTCTTCAAAGAGAGAAGAAAGATGAAACGGGGACGTCGGAGTGTGTTTTACGGGTGAGTTGCATCGATTTTCGCACGCGATCCACCTAGTGTAAAAACGTATGGTACGGCCTTCTAGATCTGAGAGTACCTCTTGCCCGGCTAGTTACATCAAGCTAAGTTGGCAATGAAACACATTGTGAATATTGAATAAGCAAACATTCCCAGTACATGGTCAATGCTAAAACCGAGTGCCAGATGTAATCCTGGTGCGTGCAGCATCGAAGCAAAATTCTCGCGTAATAGAGTACTCGCCCGCTCTCGTGGATTTCGAGGCCCTACGCACTTTTTCCGATCGACGGCGTTACAACCGGAGCGACGGCCAATAGGCGCCAGCCATATGGCGATATTTCTCGACCACGGATAATTCGCGAGCAAATGAAGGAACGAAGCGGCAGCTGGTAATGTCTCGCCACCGCACTTTCCTGGCTCTCAAGCACCCATTTGAGACATCAGTTTCAAGGGCTGCCATAAGAGGACTACGTAGATGGATAATGCTCAAAAAGGAGCACCAGTTCAATCCTATGGGCCGCACCTAAAATTAGTGGTAGAGATCCGCTCAAGGACAACGtataaaaaagaaatatgaataACAGTGTGGTCAATATATTGCCATGTGTTCTAGTATTATTCAGTAATAAGTACGCACATTCGGTGCTCGAAGAGTTCTGTTTACTCACACCTTAATGTCCGTGCTTTTCTTCCCTGTCACTTCTCTACAGGTCTTGCTCAATTGAAATTTTCGTAAATATCTTCAGCCGTATGGATGGGGACAGTGGTGCAATGAAAATAGTCACCAGGATATTATTaatattctttttgtttttatagtTATTCGTATTGTTAATATTATTACAGgccatggttgcttagcggctttggAGTTACACTGCTATGTACGTGATCCCGGGATCGAATCTCGACCGTGGCGACCGCACTTTGATAGGGCCTAAATGCAATAACTTCTGGCTGCCGCgcattggctgcacgttaaaCTAACCCAACTGGTCAATATTTaaccagagtcccccactacggcgtgctttggaatgagattgtggttttggcacgtaaatatcCAGAAATAAGaacaataattattattattaaacttaTGAATACACCACACAAACAATGAGAGTAGAGGCCTAACGATCAACCCCTGAAAGGCATACCACGCCCACCGGTCTAAATAAGGCAatgaaaaaggaagagaaaaaaaagtggaatgaaggaaaaggaagagagaaaaaaaggtatTCATCACGTTACACACAGCCTATGAGCATTGCAGATGAGAGTGGAGTCTAGTAGATGCTCTGAGCTTCCACATATTTTTTAATTTCTACTTTTCACCGGCCAAAATATTGGGCACAATTTCGAATGCTCAATAAGTTCCTCTTATTTTGCAGGAACAAGCGGCTGCACCGGCTTTATTGGGTAAGAATCTTTCTGCTCTATTCAAGGATGAATCAAGCTCGAAGCCATCTCATTTCTCTTCGGATTTCGTTGCTTTTGATATGACTGCTCTACATGTAGGTGCCCCATTTCAGAAAGACATGGAGCAACTAAGCGTCGAGTCAAGAAGCGACGACAGTGCAAGAGGAGAAGACGCTGACCGCACTGTATACTTGAATGATCCCCCGCCATCGAACAGAGACACCTCACAGCAAACACGAAGCTATTCGCATCACATGCCTGACGCGCCTGCATTGAGAACAAATGGCTTGTATGCGGCCATAGAGCGATCCCCTAGACAGCTACGTGGCCTGCTGTTCAGTGCACCGCAATCCAGCCCCCTACAACAAAACTTAGCCTGCGAAAATCCCAGGCCTGTCAGCTCTGTCAGTGAACGCACCGAGGGTACACCTGCATTACATGGCGTCAATAGCACAATGGTAACAGTGACCTCGTCGGCTAATTCAACTGCATCCGCAGGAACCAGCGAATATCCAAGCACGGCGCTGTCACTCATGAGGAATGACAGCAGGGAGATCTACTCAAGGGGAACAGCAGAACGTGCCGTAACATGTAGAGAATTAGCGGCTACGCTACAAGAAGGGACCAGCAGTGATTACGCCACTTACATGGAGGTTGAACATTCTGCCGACAGAAGTCTTCATCAGCTGTGTACAAGTGGTGCTTACTGCGAATGCAGGTCAACTGCACGTGTATCGAAACAATATCGCGACACCAAATCGGGCACTGGCAGTCATTTGGAGCATTTGCAACAATATCCGGGTAGACCAATGCGTGTCTCAACTCAAGAGCAGTCACCTGGATTGAATGAAAATCTTCCGTTATTTTCCACACACAGCTTTGACTGGGGCATACAAACATCGAGAAATGGAACAGGGAGGCACTTTACTGCTGCTTATGAGGCCGATCAATATGCATTGAACGTATATGGAGTCAGCAAACAGAACTTTGAAGATGTTGAAAATGAAGACGAGTAAACATTCATTGTAACAAAAAAACGTCATTGTGAATACACTTTGCAGAAGTCCGGAAGCACTTAACATTGCCCCTAAAGCTCCTATATATGGGCAGATAGGTTTCATAGATCGTAAATGTTCATTCGCTTTCAACAAGACTGAAGCAACAAACAAAACCACAAGGGTTTCTAAGGAAGCTTCGGAAATAAGTTTGCCCTAGGGCGAGTATCGAACATGCGACCAGCGTGTTTTCGGAGCAGTCTATTCACCTATGCTTAACTTGCCTGGAGCCTACCTCTGGCAGTGCAACATCAATGTAGTCTTCAAGTGGAAGTTCCGAAAACAGTAAATAAGTAAATGAGTGCCTTCAAGATGTGTAAGGTTTAGTTCCGTGAGCCGGCCTCCCCGCAGAGAAAATGCTTTGGAAACTTGCTGGTGTTGCGTTCGACTCATGGaccaaaatgaatttttttctgacATTTAAGATGTCTACACTCAGTGTGCTGCTCCCGTCTGTTCATTTTATTAGGCTACGGCTCTCGTCGTTTCTCGTCAAGTCTTCGTTTACATGTTCGTGCGTGTCTTCGCTCATGCCGTAGGGTAAGTAAGAATTTAGCGACATTCGATAATCGGGATGCAAATTCATGACCCTCTTATACTGTTTGTGCGGAGCGTTGAGCGGCACACACAGGCACTGGGAGTGGCGTAGTTTCTACGGGTAATTCGTAGGCTAAACAGGCAATATTGCAGGGGGCGCAAACGAACTTGCGTACATTGGAAACGACGTAGCGTGCAAATGTCTTTGAGCAGAGGGTGGTGTTCGCTATGAGGCCATGTTTCTGTCCAATTAAATGGGTTTAGAGGGGTCGCTGATGAATTATGCCTGTTTCGGCGGCGAAGCCTCGTTTCGAGGAATTCGCACTGGTTTACTTCATTGCTACCTACTACTTTAGAAATCCCACAAACGCCATTGACCTCAATCCCGCACTACTACGCGGAATGATAACTATTTTACATTTATAGGTCAGTTCCATTTTCATTCAACGAAAATCCCAAAAGAATAAATATTCTTCGCAATTGCAAGAGCCATGGTGCTAATCACAACCAAATTCTACACCAAGTAAGTCAATTCGCGTTGTTGCCAGAGAATGTCCTTATTATGCTCGGTGGAGGTTTACTCGTTGCACCTGGACTACATTGCTATCCCTGGCCCTCAGCGTTTCCTTACGCCAGTCTCGGGCGACACCCCAAGCCCGATGAGGTAGTAGCCTTGACGAAGCGACGTGCTCAAGATCTCAAGGATGGAAACTCAAAGTTCTATCTCTATTCTATACCATCACTGCCACATTTAGTATATGAAATAATTATGCAAGGAGAAGGGAAGCAAAGTCGGACATGGCGCAAAACTAGGTGCTACGATGCAATTACGACGACTGAAGTTGGTGTCAGCTCGCACAACACATTTTTTCGAAGGCTGCTGCCTTCGAGCTGTAgtgaacatattgtcacgtggtggtgacggtgaagaaagcagaacGGTGAATAGCGAAACGTTTTATTGGgagaacttgtgcccacaaaagcaagttacactcaaagaacagcAGTAGCGGtcaacacgatcggcggtcgtcgaaatataatcagcgggtcaagcgtgtcggcttttataaataagtcgtcgaatgttccagagtaatcgctgagacccgcgtgtcttctaCATATTTCTACACTATTTGCGTCGCACATACattcaatcagattacacaaggtttggcgacagggagcggatggaaccatggataacactccagaaacttccgatacatggaggcgcgtcccgcgctgtgtgataacatatGTAAGGCgatgaaacgtggtcgcccgataaagataaacaagtacacgtgtcaatataatgaaTGATGATCAGTCGCTGCGCTCGCTGTTTGGCTCTCTTTCCACACCCGAAATTAAAAGTATGGTTGCTTGCCGTAGAGGCCACATTACACTTAAAACGGGAAGAAAGAACTGAATGTCATGCTTGTATGCACGTTAGTGGCTTCGCATTATCGCCTGGGCAACGCCGGAAGCACTGCCGCCAAAACGTAATATTTAACGAAAATTGGCGGGACTTGAAAACAATCAAAAGCGTTGCTGCGATTGTTTCTTCTTCCATCATTCTAGTGTTCTGCTAAGTGTTGTGAAAATGTAGCACATCTTTATTATTTCTCAGGAACTGTTGTAATGTACTAGTAGACAAATGCATAACATAGGGAAATAGGGGCGGAATACACGTTAATCCTAATTACAGAAGCTAGACTTAGATCACCCGTCATCGACGTCCTTGTGAGCCTGGTAGAAGCATCGCGATTGGGAAAATTCAGACGAAAGGTTAGTAGCTTTTCTAGTGAGAATTCAGTAAACTGTACAGTAACGAAGCAACACACATTTTACAAGTCATTGTTGCTCTGTCTCAACGAAACATGCGTGCATGCTTACATTTAGTTCAACTATGACGTTACGCCACGTGGCAAACGAAGcgcaaaagaaaaagttacaTTCAATAAACGAATACGTGTAGCGGCGAATACGCTGCCGTTGGAGAATAGGAGCAAACACCTGAACGCCGTAGGGTGCATATGAACGATAAAAAAACGCGCAACAGAGGAATTGCATCTATTTATTTTTAAAGGGGCCCCGAGCAACTTAGTGGAGTGTAGGACGCAGtcaaaataggctatttcagaaatactttgacgCAAAAAGTGTTCTAGTGCGTTCAGCACTGAACAACGTTTTAGTGGAGTGTAGGCCGCAGTCataataggctatttcagaaatactttgtcaCAAAAAGTGCTTCAGTGCGTTCAggagaagcggagttattggcaatcatgATGCTTCTGCCATGCCTCCGCTCCTTCAATGCCTTGAACTGCGGAGGCTACGGGAGAGCGGGGTGTgcacacacggcttcgcctactgAACGGCACCGATGTTCACGTAGATGCCAGTAGTCCCGATTTGGAGCCTACGAAGCACCAGAAAGCAAAGCCAAGCGCTGTTCTTCTCATCGAGTGGGCTCGGCCAGTGGACGTCGCGGAACCCCGCGAGTGCCACTGTATCTACGCTACGTGGCACACCGCTGCTACGTGCATCTGCAGTGCGCAGGCGCATCGTTTTCTTTGCGCACGAAAGGGCTTGAATGCGTGCTCGAGCtgatatgctccagtctggcggTGCTACATGCTGCGGACAGGCTTTGTCCTGCACAAGGTTTACCTATGGagagtagccacatccaacttgcgcattttgaagcgctgtaACTAGATCactacgaagcgaagtctgccaagcaGCTAGTCGGGAGCTTCGAGCAGTGAGCGTGCAATGGCAAGCATGCGTCTTGTCCGACCTTAAGTTTCGCTTGATTTCCATGCTTCTTCAGTGTTCAGAACGAATCCAAAATTAAAGACACTCTACCGCTACGACGCCGATAAGCAGGATGGACGCCGCCTTGCGCGGGCAGATGATAgttggcttcttccggaagtaccgGAAGTTACAAAGCAGATTTTAACTTACTTTAGCCTGTTGACAAATTTTCGGTAATAAGTACACGTAGTAACAGTCGGTAGACGCGCACTTATACAATCACCCTTCTTTATTGATGTCTTCTGTTCGCTAATGGCAGCTGCGTATGCCAATCTTCTATATCAGTAAGACGTCCCGGAAAGAGTTTGAGAGAAGGCTGGTACATGGTCACTTGGGGCTCCGCTTGCGAGCTTGGGTGCCAAACTACAAAAATTGGCCGAGATGTTCGCAACAGCGTATGTTATCCGCGGGCTAAGTTTTCCAGCAAGCCTGATTGGTGGTTCAGGACCCCATTAATGACAATTTTCAATAAGAATTCCCACTGGGAGGGTCGCCCAACTTGGACGAAGCGTCCCAATAATGGCTCTTCGCGAAGGTAGGTCTGGCACAGTATCGATAGTGGTCTTGAATCAAAACACAGTTATAGTTCGCGAAGGTAACTAATATTATCAAGCAATTTTCTTAGGAAATAGGGATATATTGCATTCATGAACACAGGAACATGTGTTGCTTCAAGACTCATCTGTGCTTACGCAATTTACACTTTGAAACAAAACACGCCGAATACTGAAAATGATGACACTTTCGGTTCATCGCACTGCGATTGTGACACTGCTGATAACGTTGGAAAGGACGCGTTTTGAAAGGGCGCCCACTGTACTCCAAACAGATACGTCATCAACATTGCTGGAAAGGTACGAAGCGAACTTTGCAGTGATAATGCTAGTAATTGATAGGCCGCTTATGAGTTTCCTTTCGCTGTGCATATTTACCTTGCCCATTGTGTCTATTTTCGCAGATACTGAGACAGGACTGTAATAAAGACGCAAGTTTGGTCTCCTTTCGCCACGGCTAGAATAATTAGAACACTGCGTTAGACAACACCCTGCTATTATATGTATTAAAATATATTCGTGATGCTTAGCTTCTTCTGCCTAATGGAACATCGTTGTGAACTTAAAATTATGATAGACACAAGACCGAAACGAATTGAACGAGACAGAGCAGCAATATTTTCAATTCACAATTCGATGGAACCTC
The nucleotide sequence above comes from Dermacentor andersoni chromosome 10, qqDerAnde1_hic_scaffold, whole genome shotgun sequence. Encoded proteins:
- the LOC126544571 gene encoding uncharacterized protein isoform X3 produces the protein MGTLLMYRDLPGGPTKVKFADEIPRHCLCGQCGMISLSMFQDPGGHMFCDACLQEQSTKHDTFDIYCTYERKRIDINEMFEARDLITILREQYVDCPNQENCNTKVQLQNLRDHYVLCKQRVQCASCDQSSETKNWKTHVYASKSQQDIAEAAEKSSASVKTVKESGYQEEQSTPVLRSHNSGASKPSATQKYPELESAEESKYLREERGPPESDAAATETRHQVMSAAGGPAAPMQHSEGENGGPPIMQVCEFCQRNVKQSNMPRHRENCAKAPKPCVYCEGQIHPADMPSHIQHCSSNPDNVATCNAAAAAATAVADPDPVDHSSANSALYFEHNTHVGGTTAWFHYLASRDWLSAFVTMEESIAFQRMEEENRYAVLAPALVSLGQYSYVEDFLEQPSPVQQFDCLLAALFVRAFLPRNVFSRTQEVTWTRALQYLPHFLASRLSEEAVAYLCAYPVFLEEIGSLPVDGNRKCTTESQPRPNPEPLTITEERASRTSVNTLQREKKDETGTSECVLREQAAAPALLGAPFQKDMEQLSVESRSDDSARGEDADRTVYLNDPPPSNRDTSQQTRSYSHHMPDAPALRTNGLYAAIERSPRQLRGLLFSAPQSSPLQQNLACENPRPVSSVSERTEGTPALHGVNSTMVTVTSSANSTASAGTSEYPSTALSLMRNDSREIYSRGTAERAVTCRELAATLQEGTSSDYATYMEVEHSADRSLHQLCTSGAYCECRSTARVSKQYRDTKSGTGSHLEHLQQYPGRPMRVSTQEQSPGLNENLPLFSTHSFDWGIQTSRNGTGRHFTAAYEADQYALNVYGVSKQNFEDVENEDE
- the LOC126544571 gene encoding uncharacterized protein isoform X4, with the translated sequence MGTLLMYRDLPGGPTKVKFADEIPRHCLCGQCGMISLSMFQDPGGHMFCDACLQEQSTKHDTFDIYCTYERKRIDINEMFEARDLITILREQYVDCPNQENCNTKVQLQNLRDHYVLCKQRVQCASCDQSSETKNWKTHVYASKSQQDIAEAAEKSSASVKTVKHSEGENGGPPIMQVCEFCQRNVKQSNMPRHRENCAKAPKPCVYCEGQIHPADMPSHIQHCSSNPDNVATCNAAAAAATAVADPDPVDHSSANSALYFEHNTHVGGTTAWFHYLASRDWLSAFVTMEESIAFQRMEEENRYAVLAPALVSLGQYSYVEDFLEQPSPVQQFDCLLAALFVRAFLPRNVFSRTQEVTWTRALQYLPHFLASRLSEEAVAYLCAYPVFLEEIGSLPVDGNRKCTTESQPRPNPEPLTITEERASRTSVNTLQREKKDETGTSECVLREQAAAPALLGKNLSALFKDESSSKPSHFSSDFVAFDMTALHVGAPFQKDMEQLSVESRSDDSARGEDADRTVYLNDPPPSNRDTSQQTRSYSHHMPDAPALRTNGLYAAIERSPRQLRGLLFSAPQSSPLQQNLACENPRPVSSVSERTEGTPALHGVNSTMVTVTSSANSTASAGTSEYPSTALSLMRNDSREIYSRGTAERAVTCRELAATLQEGTSSDYATYMEVEHSADRSLHQLCTSGAYCECRSTARVSKQYRDTKSGTGSHLEHLQQYPGRPMRVSTQEQSPGLNENLPLFSTHSFDWGIQTSRNGTGRHFTAAYEADQYALNVYGVSKQNFEDVENEDE
- the LOC126544571 gene encoding uncharacterized protein isoform X2; its protein translation is MGTLLMYRDLPGGPTKVKFADEIPRHCLCGQCGMISLSMFQDPGGHMFCDACLQEQSTKHDTFDIYCTYERKRIDINEMFEARDLITILREQYVDCPNQENCNTKVQLQNLRDHYVLCKQRVQCASCDQSSETKNWKTHVYASKSQQDIAEAAEKSSASVKTESGYQEEQSTPVLRSHNSGASKPSATQKYPELESAEESKYLREERGPPESDAAATETRHQVMSAAGGPAAPMQHSEGENGGPPIMQVCEFCQRNVKQSNMPRHRENCAKAPKPCVYCEGQIHPADMPSHIQHCSSNPDNVATCNAAAAAATAVADPDPVDHSSANSALYFEHNTHVGGTTAWFHYLASRDWLSAFVTMEESIAFQRMEEENRYAVLAPALVSLGQYSYVEDFLEQPSPVQQFDCLLAALFVRAFLPRNVFSRTQEVTWTRALQYLPHFLASRLSEEAVAYLCAYPVFLEEIGSLPVDGNRKCTTESQPRPNPEPLTITEERASRTSVNTLQREKKDETGTSECVLREQAAAPALLGKNLSALFKDESSSKPSHFSSDFVAFDMTALHVGAPFQKDMEQLSVESRSDDSARGEDADRTVYLNDPPPSNRDTSQQTRSYSHHMPDAPALRTNGLYAAIERSPRQLRGLLFSAPQSSPLQQNLACENPRPVSSVSERTEGTPALHGVNSTMVTVTSSANSTASAGTSEYPSTALSLMRNDSREIYSRGTAERAVTCRELAATLQEGTSSDYATYMEVEHSADRSLHQLCTSGAYCECRSTARVSKQYRDTKSGTGSHLEHLQQYPGRPMRVSTQEQSPGLNENLPLFSTHSFDWGIQTSRNGTGRHFTAAYEADQYALNVYGVSKQNFEDVENEDE
- the LOC126544571 gene encoding uncharacterized protein isoform X1, with the protein product MGTLLMYRDLPGGPTKVKFADEIPRHCLCGQCGMISLSMFQDPGGHMFCDACLQEQSTKHDTFDIYCTYERKRIDINEMFEARDLITILREQYVDCPNQENCNTKVQLQNLRDHYVLCKQRVQCASCDQSSETKNWKTHVYASKSQQDIAEAAEKSSASVKTVKESGYQEEQSTPVLRSHNSGASKPSATQKYPELESAEESKYLREERGPPESDAAATETRHQVMSAAGGPAAPMQHSEGENGGPPIMQVCEFCQRNVKQSNMPRHRENCAKAPKPCVYCEGQIHPADMPSHIQHCSSNPDNVATCNAAAAAATAVADPDPVDHSSANSALYFEHNTHVGGTTAWFHYLASRDWLSAFVTMEESIAFQRMEEENRYAVLAPALVSLGQYSYVEDFLEQPSPVQQFDCLLAALFVRAFLPRNVFSRTQEVTWTRALQYLPHFLASRLSEEAVAYLCAYPVFLEEIGSLPVDGNRKCTTESQPRPNPEPLTITEERASRTSVNTLQREKKDETGTSECVLREQAAAPALLGKNLSALFKDESSSKPSHFSSDFVAFDMTALHVGAPFQKDMEQLSVESRSDDSARGEDADRTVYLNDPPPSNRDTSQQTRSYSHHMPDAPALRTNGLYAAIERSPRQLRGLLFSAPQSSPLQQNLACENPRPVSSVSERTEGTPALHGVNSTMVTVTSSANSTASAGTSEYPSTALSLMRNDSREIYSRGTAERAVTCRELAATLQEGTSSDYATYMEVEHSADRSLHQLCTSGAYCECRSTARVSKQYRDTKSGTGSHLEHLQQYPGRPMRVSTQEQSPGLNENLPLFSTHSFDWGIQTSRNGTGRHFTAAYEADQYALNVYGVSKQNFEDVENEDE